A region from the Lycium barbarum isolate Lr01 chromosome 8, ASM1917538v2, whole genome shotgun sequence genome encodes:
- the LOC132608142 gene encoding uncharacterized protein LOC132608142: MLRKCPHHDIAEHMQLYIFYHGLKPSSRNVIHAAAGGSIMGKTIEEAFQMMNEISENAIQWSSDRAINKKVATVIQADALNTLTQQIASLAQKFESFQENKQQPSQAEACDICGGNHLNHECQESNQNDEQVNTIGYKPYPFGSPLAQKHPGFQWSNPNGAENSQSFQKQQVHGPPGYQNQNREPSNFGPYQQITPYQQRPQQAHTNLDDLLYKYIKSTDEKMESQNSALKSLEIQLSQLATLVSEKIQGLLPSNTQKNPKEHLKAIALRSGKNLDEPYKDIQKKNQSLQQRENLDSQFAKFLDTLKQIHINIPFTDALLQVPSYAKFLKEILSSKRKLEEASVVVLTKKCSAILQNKLPQKLGDPGSFTIPCTLGGVYFEKSLCDSGPSINLMSFSIFRKLDLGKIKTTSVSLQFADQSTKKPKGIIENILVRVDKFVFPVDFIVLEMQECPDEPIILGRPFLATGREIIDVHQGQ; this comes from the exons ATGCTAAGAAAATGTCCACATCATGACATTGCTGAACATATGCAATTGTATATTTTTTATCATGGGCTAAAACCTTCTTCTCGAAATGTGATACATGCAGCTGCAGGAGGTTCCATTATGGGAAAAACCATAGAAGAAGCTTTTCAAATGATGAATGAAATATCTGAAAATGCCATTCAATGGTCATCTGATCGTGCAATCAATAAGAAAGTTGCTACTGTAATTCAAGCAGATGCTTTAAATACACTAACTCAACAAATTGCTTCTTTGGCACAAAAGTTTGAATCTTTTCAGGAGAATAAACAACAGCCAAGCCAAGCTGAGGCCTGTGACATATGTGGAGGAAACCATCTAAACCATGAATGTCAAGAAAGCAACCAAAATGATGAGCAGGTTAATACCATCGGATACAAGCCATACCCTTTTGGTAGTCCATTGGCACAAAAACATCCAGGCTTTCAATGGAGCAATCCAAATGGTGCTGAAAACTCCCAAAGCTTTCAAAAGCAACAGGTACATGGTCCACCTGGATACCAGAATCAAAATCGCGAGCCATCAAATTTCGGACCATATCAACAAATAACTCCATATCAGCAGAGGCCGCAACAAGCACATACGAATCTTGATGACCTTTTGTACAAGTACATCAAATCCACTGATGAAAAAATGGAAAGTCAAAATTCAGCTCTAAAAAGTTTGGAAATTCAGTTAAGCCAGTTGGCAACTCTTGTGTCCGAAAAGATTCAAGGTCTCTTACCAAGCAATACACAGAAAAATCCAAAGGAGCACCTTAAAGCCATCGCTTTACGGTCAGGTAAGAACCTTGATGAACCTTACAAGGACATCCAAAAAAAGAATCAATCATTACAACAG AGAGAAAATCTTGATAGTCAATTTGCCAAGTTTTTGGATACTTTAAAACAAATTCACATTAATATTCCTTTTACTGATGCTTTATTACAAGTGCCTTCATATGCCAAGTTTCTCAAAGAAATTTTGTCAAGCAAAAGAAAACTGGAAGAAGCTTCTGTGGTAGTACTTACCAAAAAATGTAGTGCTATACTTCAAAACAAACTACCACAAAAGCTCGGGGATCCAGGTAGTTTTACAATTCCATGCACTTTAGGAGGAgtatattttgaaaaatcactTTGTGACTCTGGGCCTTCAATAAATCTAATGTCGTTTTCTATTTTTAGAAAATTGGATCTTGGTAAAATAAAAACCACAAGTGTTTCTCTTCAGTTTGCAGATCAAAGTACTAAAAAACCTAAGGGAATAATTGAAAATATTCTTGTAAGAGTTGATAAATTTGTTTTCCCTGTGGATTTTATAGTACTTGAAATGCAGGAATGTCCTGATGAACCGATAATTTTGGGTAGACCATTTCTTGCTACAGGAAGAGAAATCATAGATGTCCATCAAGGACAATAA